The Leptospira terpstrae serovar Hualin str. LT 11-33 = ATCC 700639 nucleotide sequence CCGAAATAGTAAGCAACTGCACCTACAGAACAACTGATGATAAAGAGAATGGAAGCACCACTCAGTAACAAAATGAATTTAATAGAATTACGCTGCATAAATTTTTCCCAATTTTATTTATATTGAACGTGGTTTGGAATATCAGAATATTCTTAAAGAACCCACCACAAGGCTCATTGGTTAAGAGTTTGAAATCATGATTTTTTTGCAACATACCTAGAATCATTCTAACAAAAAATACTTTTTTTATGATCTAGGGATTACTACTCATGTCCAAAGATTATGAACAATGATATCTATACCAAATGGGAAAAAGAATCCACTTTAATCATCACTCGAATTTCAGGCTCTGTGACAGAAACAGAAGTATCCGAATGGAAACAAAGTTTAGAAAAGGCATTTGCTGAAATTCCTAGTGGAACTCAATTTAAAATCTTTGTAAATCTCTATGGTTTAAACCCAGCTTCCGTATCCGCACACAAAGCTTACCGGGACATAATCCCTCTTCTTTTAAGCCAATACAATTGGAGGATTGGGTATTTAGATTTGTTCGAAGAAGCAAAGGATTTAAAACTTACTTCCAAAAATGAAATTGAATGTTTGGCAGCTGTTCATTGTCATCATGATAGTTATAAAATAAATGAATACGAAAGTCGCTTTGGAAAAGATTCAGAACATTTTTTTGACGATCCCGAAAAATCGGAATCTTGGATTCGGAATTATTCGATTTAACCAGGTTAAAAAAAGAGGAAGATACAATTTGAAAGCAGAAACCATTTCGGATCCAGAAGAGAAAAAGAAGTTTAATCTTGTATCTGGAAGTTGTAATTAACCAAGGATGAAAAAAAGGAACTGAAATCAAAATAGAATGAATCAGTTCCTTTCCTTACCGTCCAGGTTTTATTTTTTAAAGTACAAATAAATCTTTTTTAAAGGAAGATATAAAAGACCAGCAAGTATCAAAAAAGGAATCATCCAAATCAGATAGTATGTTAACTCTAAAAATACATTTAGAATTCCAATGAATGCATTTTTATAAGTAGGGATTTGGATTTTATCTGCTGGAATCGGACTTGAGAAATTAATACTCAATGTGGCCCATTTTACTTTATCTTTGATTTTCCAAATTTCATGTTCCGAACTATCTAAATTGTTTTCACTCTCAGTGACAGCTTCTTCTATTTCTTGCCAGTTTTTAGAATTGGCGGAAGTTTGGTTGTTCGCATTGTTGCGCCGTCCTAAACGAATCTTTTCGCGGTTTGATTTGATCTTTTGCCAAACCATTCCTTCTGTATGATCTATAGTCGAAATGTCTTCACTGAGTAAAACTCCATAGGTATCCAATTCGATCAGTGCCTCATATAACTTTTCCGACCTTATATGAACACGTAAACTCATATAGGGAGAATCAGTATTCACAGCGGAACTACTTTCGATAAACCCGTATTTGGTGATAAAACTAAGAAGATCCTTTCTTGTTTTAATTAAATCTTGGGTTTGATAACTCATTTGAACTTGGTATTCTAACAATCGTTCGGAACTATTTTGGATGGGAACAAAAACTTGGCCGAGTTGATTTTCGACTGACGGCGGTTCGATGTTTTCTTCTGCTCTCGGGGCACTGGGAGCCACTTTTTTCTCACTCTCCATATCCGAGGAACGGATTTCCGCTTCGACCGGTGCCGTACTTTCGCTATTGGATTCTTTTCCACAATGCAGTAGGAAAACAAACAATGCGAAGATGATCAATTTCAAAGTATTTTTCACAAAAAGCCCTAACCTATCTATTTCTATAGTAACTTAACAGTTCTCTTTAGACAGATTCTCAATACAAAAGGAATTCAAATCATTTAATTTGAATGATTAGAAGGTAGGGAATTCATCCCTTTAGTTTTTTACTTAAAAAAGATTTGGAAGGGATAACAAAAGGAACATCCAATTCTACAGTTCCCATTCCCCCACTAATCACTTCGACTGGTTTTTGTTTATAAAAAATTTGATCCACAGTAAACGATAATGGATTGGGATCTGTTGCTATGATCACTTCCATCTCATCCCCTTTTTGGATTTTATTTTTTACTTCTATGATGATACGTTTTGTATCGGGTTTATATTCTTTTACAAACCCCGCATACTTTTGGCTCATTTGTAAACTCGTTCCAAATTCATTGTTTTGGAAATCTCTTTCCTCTTCAGGAATACGATCTTCCATACCACGAGTTAAAAACCCGGAAAAGTATTTTCTCGAAGAAACTTTATCTAGTTCTTCTAACCATTTACGATCAAAACTTTCACCTCGTGCAATACTATCTAAGGTATGTCTATAACTACGAGCCACCATTCCCACATAATAATCGTTTTTAGTGCGACCTTCTACTTTTAACGAATCCACTCCCGCATCACATAACTCTTGCAAGAATTCAATTGCTCGAAGGTCTTTAGAATTCATTAAAAATGTTCCATCTTCGTCTGTAATGAGTTCCATAGGTTCCTCATTCTGTTTGGGATTTGTAACATACACCTTATACAAATCACGACAGGCGTTATTACAAGAACCTTGGTTAGCATCTCGTTTTTTGAAATAGTTACTCATAAAACAACGACCACTATGAGCGATACAAATGGATCCATGTACAAACACTTCTATCTCCATATCGGGAACTTCATTTTTGATTTCTGCAATTTCAGAAATGGAAACTTCGCGAGATAGAATCACTCGAGTAACACCAAATTTTTTCCAAAATTTTACAGCCGCATAATTCATTGTGTTTGCTTGGACAGAGATATGAATGTTTAATTCAGGATGAGCTTCTTTTGTCATAAGGATCAAACCAGGATCTGCCATAATCAAGGCATCTGGTTTTAAAGCCGCCATCATATCTAAATACTTCGGATAGGATGGTAATTTAGAATTTCTAGGAATGTTATTCACAGTGAAATATATTTTTTTACCAAGTTTTCTGGCAAGGGATACACCTGCTTCCAAAGCCTCCATGGTAAAATCATTTTCTCTTGCCCGCAAAGAAAACCGCGGAACACCACAATAGGCTGCATCCGCACCATATAGATATGCAATTTCTAATTTTTCTAAACTTCCTGCAGGTAGTAACAGTTCTGGAATTTTTCTCAATTGGGACATACTCTTACCCATCCGAAAAGAATCCCTTTTTCTAAAAAGGAAAATATATAAGATATATTTTTAGATTGTTTCTAAATTGAAAAAAGGAAACGACAAACAAATACCATCTTCCATACTAATCTATCATGTTGTTTTACTATATATTTTTAATCTTTCATATCTTCTCTGCAATGATTTGGGTAGGGGGAATGATATTTTATGTAATTGTAGTCATGCCTGTGATTCGGAATCCAGAATTAAAAGACCAAAAATTAAGGTTATTACAATTAACGGCTCTACAGTTTAGAAATATATCTTATTATGTATTTTCAGTTTTTATAGTCTCAGGGATTGGATTACTATATAACAAAGGTTATTTTTACTCGAATGGGACTTTATTAACAACTAATATTGGTTATATGTTTATCGCAAAAATAGGACTTTTTATCATTTTATTTTTATCTTCTTTGTATCATGACTTTGTGACTGGCCCAAAAACCTTTATCTATTTAAACACAGATCCCGTTCAATATGAACGGTATAGAAAAACATCCGCATTCTATGGAAGATTCAATTTGATCATTTCCCTTTCGATCACAATCCTCGGAATCCTTGCCTCACGAGGGTTCTCCCTTTTCTGAATTTTTAACCCCTTGACTTCCGAATGGTGGACACCACCCCTGGAGTAAATGATTTCGAGTCGCATTTTCATAACTTTATTCATTCTAATTCTAATCTTGAATCCGAGGCTTTCGCCCGCTCTGGAGGCCTTTCATGGGATTTTACAGCCTGCTTTTGGCGCAAGACAAGCAGGAATGGGTGGAGCCTTCCAAGCAGTGGGAGGATCGGTGATGGATTTGGAATCAAATCCTTCTCATTTGGCTCGAGTCAGAAGAACCAAATGGGAGTTAGGTTCTGGGATTCATTTACCTTCGATAGAATATAATGATGAATCCATTGATCCAGATCCGAGTCGTTCGTATCGAAATTCCATAGTCGAACATCCGAAAGCAGTTTTACCCTATATCGGGATCATCAAACCAATATCTGAAAATATTAGTATTGGTTTTGCTTTGTATGCACAAGGAGGTGGGGGTGGACAGTTTAAAAATATCAAACGACACACTCCAGATGGAAGGACAATCAATGAAACCTTTGGAACCAATATTCCCATCATTGGAGAAAACACAAAAGCCGTAGAAGATATAAATTTTAGATTTATGACCTTAAAATCAACGTTTGGTGCTGGTCTCAAAAAAGGGAACTTTGCAGTGGGTGCTGGTTTTGACTTGGTTTATGGGTTTATGGAATTAAAAAGAACTTACCAAGATGAAACAAGGAGTTTTACCATCCCTGGCGGAATTCGTTATCAAAGTGATTCTGCTTATTCCATGGGAGGAAAAATTGGAGTTTCTTATGATCTAA carries:
- a CDS encoding DUF4349 domain-containing protein; translation: MKNTLKLIIFALFVFLLHCGKESNSESTAPVEAEIRSSDMESEKKVAPSAPRAEENIEPPSVENQLGQVFVPIQNSSERLLEYQVQMSYQTQDLIKTRKDLLSFITKYGFIESSSAVNTDSPYMSLRVHIRSEKLYEALIELDTYGVLLSEDISTIDHTEGMVWQKIKSNREKIRLGRRNNANNQTSANSKNWQEIEEAVTESENNLDSSEHEIWKIKDKVKWATLSINFSSPIPADKIQIPTYKNAFIGILNVFLELTYYLIWMIPFLILAGLLYLPLKKIYLYFKK
- a CDS encoding U32 family peptidase C-terminal domain-containing protein produces the protein MSQLRKIPELLLPAGSLEKLEIAYLYGADAAYCGVPRFSLRARENDFTMEALEAGVSLARKLGKKIYFTVNNIPRNSKLPSYPKYLDMMAALKPDALIMADPGLILMTKEAHPELNIHISVQANTMNYAAVKFWKKFGVTRVILSREVSISEIAEIKNEVPDMEIEVFVHGSICIAHSGRCFMSNYFKKRDANQGSCNNACRDLYKVYVTNPKQNEEPMELITDEDGTFLMNSKDLRAIEFLQELCDAGVDSLKVEGRTKNDYYVGMVARSYRHTLDSIARGESFDRKWLEELDKVSSRKYFSGFLTRGMEDRIPEEERDFQNNEFGTSLQMSQKYAGFVKEYKPDTKRIIIEVKNKIQKGDEMEVIIATDPNPLSFTVDQIFYKQKPVEVISGGMGTVELDVPFVIPSKSFLSKKLKG
- a CDS encoding OmpP1/FadL family transporter, whose protein sequence is MISSRIFITLFILILILNPRLSPALEAFHGILQPAFGARQAGMGGAFQAVGGSVMDLESNPSHLARVRRTKWELGSGIHLPSIEYNDESIDPDPSRSYRNSIVEHPKAVLPYIGIIKPISENISIGFALYAQGGGGGQFKNIKRHTPDGRTINETFGTNIPIIGENTKAVEDINFRFMTLKSTFGAGLKKGNFAVGAGFDLVYGFMELKRTYQDETRSFTIPGGIRYQSDSAYSMGGKIGVSYDLTENIRIAYSYTTRNFLPMDGTMKVDSYVPERSFGTRVSRYMIWPDKHIAGISYRTDRFIIDFDIKYIPWSESFNSSKFRLEDVWVRTPIGVETNAFQFNLNWKNQTIFAVGAEYKWNDRFMSRMGYSYGNNVIPASGVSPMLGASIEHHLSMGGSISWNDSTFHIACEYGFPKKTYGGKTSDWTLSHAILSNKEIHPFQFSYNKQMSVFSIYLGMEQNI